One part of the Francisella adeliensis genome encodes these proteins:
- a CDS encoding Fur family transcriptional regulator yields the protein MSSQNIDLKEYGFKVTQPRLEILKLFNSNKDKHLSPDDVFSKLKSKGSNTGIATVYRVLAQFESVGIINRLKLENDQAMYELNQGDHHDHIICVKCNKIQEFYNDEIEELQKRIVESIGAEIVDHSLNIYIFCKNCRKD from the coding sequence ATGAGTTCTCAGAATATTGACCTAAAAGAATATGGCTTCAAAGTCACGCAACCACGACTAGAGATACTTAAATTATTTAACTCAAATAAGGATAAACATCTGAGTCCTGACGATGTGTTTTCTAAACTCAAGTCTAAAGGAAGCAACACCGGTATTGCGACCGTATATAGAGTCTTAGCACAGTTTGAATCCGTTGGTATAATCAACCGTTTAAAGCTTGAAAATGATCAAGCTATGTATGAGTTAAATCAAGGTGATCATCATGATCATATTATTTGTGTTAAATGTAACAAAATACAAGAGTTCTACAATGATGAAATTGAAGAACTACAAAAACGGATTGTTGAATCAATTGGAGCTGAGATTGTAGATCATAGTCTAAATATATATATTTTTTGCAAAAATTGTCGTAAAGACTAA